In the genome of Abyssalbus ytuae, the window ACCCGTTTTACCACTAGTAAACTACATGATACAGACTTTACCGAGACCGATTTAAGCAATTCGGTCTTTTCAGGGTGTGACCTCACTAATGCAATTTTTGACAACACCAACCTTGAAAAAGTTGATTTTAAAACTTCATTTAATTACACCATAAATCCGGAAACCAACCTCTTAAAAAAAACCAGGTTTTCACTGCCCGAAGTAACAGGACTTTTGAGAAAATATGATATAGAAATTAACTAAATTTTAGATTTTAAATGAAAAATATAGCAGTAATTGGCGCAGGTACAATGGGCAATGGTATAGCCCACACCTTTGCCCAATACGGATATAAAGTACAGCTAATTGATGTTTCCGCTACCCAGCTTGAAAAAGGCATGGTAACTATTTCCGGTAATCTGGACAGAATGATAAATAAGAGTATAATCGCAGAAGCTGACAAACAAAATACCCTCAATAACATTACTACTTATACCAATTTAAAAGATGGAGTGGAATATGCAGGCCTGGTTATAGAAGCAGCTACGGAAAACACCGATTTAAAACTAAAAATATTTAAACAACTGGATGAATTTTGTGCAGATGATACCATTCTTGCTACCAACACCTCCTCCATTTCAATTACACAAATAGCTTCAACGGTTTCCAGGCCCGATAAAGTTATCGGGATGCATTTTATGAACCCGGTTCCTGTTATGAAACTTGTAGAAGTTATTAAGGGATATAATTCTTCAGAAGAAGTAGTCAATACCATCATGCTCCTTTCCAAAGAGCTGGATAAAGTTCCGGTATTGGTTAATGATTATCCCGGATTTGTGGCCAACCGGATTTTAATGCCCATGATAAATGAATCTATAGAAACTTTGTACAACAATGTAGCAGGTGTAGAACAAATAGATACGGTGATGAAATTAGGCATGGCGCACCCTATGGGCCCTTTACAATTAGCCGATTTTATTGGTCTTGATGTTTGCCTGTCTATATTAAAGGTAATGTACGATGGTTTTAAAAATCCTAAATATGCACCTTGCCCTCTATTGATAAATATGGTAATGGCTGGTAAACTGGGAGTAAAATCCGGAGAGGGTTTTTATGACTATTCAGCTTCAAAAAAAGCAGAAAAAGTGGCAAAACAATTCGTAAAATAAATAAGTATAAGCTTTCAAATATGCCAGAAGTCATTCCGTTTTGTGCAGTAATACCTAATAAAAAGATCATTGATAAAGTGGTAACAAAATCATACGAATCTTATACAAAAGAAGAATTGGATAAAATCCTTCAGGAAAAACCGGAGTCTTTTTTACATATTTTAAAGTCGGGGTATAAAAAAGGACGCGCCACCTACGGAAAAAAACGATACTCACGTGTACGTGAAAAATATCTGCAATTTAAAGAAAATGATATCTTCCAAACAGATAGTAAACCATCTTTTTATATTTATAAAATCGTAAAAAAAAATAGTACTTTTTGGGGAATACTAGCCGCAACCGCAACATCTGATTATGAAAAAGGAACTATAAAAAAACATGAAAACACCATACAATTAAGAGAAGAACTTTTTAAAAAATATTTAAAGTCGGTTCAGTTTAATGCGGAACCTGTACTCCTTACCTACCCTAATAATGATATTATTGAGGAAGTTGTAAAAAAGAAAATGCAGCAGGCACCCGATTATACTTTTAACACTAATCAGGTTCACCGGCATTTTCTATGGAAAATATCCGATGAAAGTTCCATAAATGCAATTCAACAGGAATTTGCCAACATACAAAGTTTTTATATTGCCGATGGTCATCACCGGTGCTCTTCATCATATTTACTCTCGCAGGATTTAAAAATGGAAAATACCAACCATACCGGCAAAGAAAATTATAATTACTTTTTAAGTTTTTTAATTCAGGAAAACAATTTAAAAATTTATGAATTTAATAGGCTTATAAAAGATTTAAACGGGCTGAGTAAAGAAGTCTTTTTAAATAGGATACAAAATTTTTTCTATATTGAAAATAAAGGAAGTGAGGTAATTAAACCTGCACAGAAACATCAATTTGGAATGTACCTGGATAATGATTATTATTTACTTACCTTAAAAACAGATAATTATAGTTATGAAGATAAATTGGACGAGTTAGACACTCAAATTCTTTATAAAACTATCTTATATCCGGTTTTGGGAATAAAAAACATGAGAAATAATGACCGGGTGCAATATGTTTACGGAAAAGACAGTTACTCTAAAATCAAAAATTTGGTAGATACAGGTAGTTTTGCTGTTGGTTTTGTTCTTATGCCGGTTTCAATTACTGAAATCAAAGACATTGCTGATAACGGTTTGCAAATGCCCCCAAAAAGTACCTATATAGAACCAAAATTACTGAGTGCTTTAACTATTTATGAAATTTAAAAAATGAGTATTGAAGCTAATTTACATAAAATTAAATCCGCTATACCAAAAGATGTAACATTGGTGGCTGTATCCAAAACCAAACCGGTAAATGACCTTATGCAGGCCTATAATGCCGGACAACGGATCTTTGGTGAAAATAAGATACAGGAAATGACTGAAAAATGGGAGCAAATGCCAAAAGATATAGAATGGCATATGATAGGGCATGTACAACGTAATAAAGTAAAATATATGGCCGCGTATGTTACCCTTATACATGGTGTTGACAGTTTAAAGCTTTTAAAAGAAATTAACAGGCAGGCTGCTAAAAATAACAGAACGATAAATTGCCTGTTACAAATTCATATTGCCGAAGAAGAAACGAAATTTGGTATGGATGAGAACGAGCTTATAAGTTTGCTTAATTCTGATGAATATCATCAACTACAAAACATAAAAATATCAGGATTAATGGGAATGGCTACCTTTACCAATGACATGGAGCAAATAAAAAAAGAGTTTTCCTTTCTTAAATCCCTTTTTGATAAATTAAAAACCCGTCACCCTGATTTTAGTATACTTTCAATGGGAATGAGCAGCGATTTCCCTTTAGCCATTGAGTGCGGAAGTACCATGGTTAGGATAGGAAGTAGTATATTTGGAAAACGAAACTATGCTTAAATAAATTTGTACGCCATATTAGACATAGAAACTACCGGGGGTAAATATAATGAAGAAGGAATTACCGAAATTGCTATCTATAAATACGACGGGCATAAAGTAGTGGACCGTTTTATAAGTTTGGTAAATCCTGAACGTGAAATACAGCCCTTTGTAGTAAATTTAACTGGTATTAACAATAATATGTTGCGTACAGCACCTAAATTTTATGAAGTAGCTAAACGCATTGTAGAAATTACGGAAGGCTGTATTATTGTAGCGCATAACTCCCAATTTGATTATCGAATCTTACGTACGGAATTCCGCCGGCTTGGATATGATTATAAACGTAAAACACTTTGTACGGTAGAACTTTCAAAAAGATTAATTCCCGGGAAAGAATCCTATAGTTTAGGGAAACTGGTAAGATCTCTCGGTATACCTGTTAGTGACAGACACCGGGCCAACGGAGATGCACAGGCAACCGTAAAGCTTTTTAAACTTCTATTAACCAAAGACACTTCTAAAACGATTGTTCAGGGCATTATAAAAAAAGAAAACCTTTCCCAGCTTACCCCAAAGTTTCTGGACATAATTGAACAACTCCCCGCTTCTACCGGTGTATATTATATTCACAAAAATAATGGAGAGATAATTTACATTGGGAAAAGTAAAAATATTAAAAGGAGAGTAAATCAACATTTAACAGGTACCGCCGGTAAAGCAAAAAAAATTCAAAAAGAAATATCAGCTGTTACTTACGAGGAAACCGGTAGCGAACTCATTGCAATGCTGAAAGAAAGTGAAGAAATTAAAATGAATAAACCGGTATATAACCGCTCTCAGAAAAAAACCATATTTAATTATTCACTTTATGAGTACCCCGATGAAAATGGTTACCTTAATTTAAAAATTGATAAAGCCGATGCCCGGAAAAAAGCCATAACATCCTTTTCTTCTATTGAAGAAGCAAAAAATTTCCTCTACAAAATAACGGATGATTTTAATTTATGCCAGAAACTCAACGGACTGCATGATTACAAATTACAATGCTTCGGATATTCTATAAATCAATGTTTTGGAGCCTGTATACTAAAAGAACCTGCCGATGAATACAATAAAAGAGTTGAAGATTTTTTGAAACAACACAGTTATAAAAACCAACACATGGTAATAGTTGATAAAGGAAGGGAAATAGACGAAAGATCAGCAATTTTAATAGAAAATGGTATTTATAAAGGATTTGGATTTTATAATTTAAATTATCAAATCAACAACTTTGAAATACTAAAATCAGTCATTACCCCCATGCAAAATAATCGAGATGTGCAGTATATTATACAATCTTATCTACGAAAAAAAAAGGTGGTAAAAATTATTAACCTATAATATGATACAAAAAAAAATATTCCTTTTATTATTACTATTCTCTATATGTTCTTTTTCACAAAACAAATTCGAATTTGGCAAAGTAAGTACTGAAGAACTAAAAATGCCATTATATGAAAAAGATTCTACTGCCAATGCCATAATCCTGTATGAATATGGAGAGTCAGTTATAAAACTTAACAACTATGGAAAAGTAGAGCTAACTTTTGAATACACTGGAAGAATAAAAATTTTCAATTCTAAAGGATATGATAAAGCCACAATTGAAATTCCCTTAAGAAAATCAATTACCTCCAGAAGTAAGGAAATACTTCAGAATGTAGAAGCCTTAGCAATTAATCCTGATCGTACTACGGGAGCCTTACAAAAAGAAAATGTATTTACGGAAAATCTTAATGAATATTATGATGTGGTTAAGTTTACTGTACCCAATGTTAAAGAAGGTACGGTGATAGATTACAAATACAAAATTTTATCTCCTTTTTATTACAATTTTGTCGATTGGGAATTTCAATCTGATATACCAAAAATTTTTAGCCAGTATCATACTTCAATACCCGGAAATTATTTATATAATGTTAAACTTGTAGGTTCTTTAAAGTTAACTGACCGAAAGAGTTCTTTAAAAAAGGATTGTTTATATTTTACCAGCCAGATGAAAGCTGAATGTGCAGTAGAAACCTACACTATGGAAAACATCCCTGCTTTTAAAGAAGAAGATTATATGACTTCGAGATATAACTTTCTTTCGGCTATAAGATATGAACTCGAAACATTTAGAAACTTTAATGGTGTAGTAGAAAAATATACAAAATCCTGGGATGATGTTGATAAAGAAATAAGATATAGTGAAGATATAGGTAAACAGGCCAAAAAATCAAATTATTTTAAAGACTTTATTCTACCCGAAACCTGGGAAATACCCAATAATTTTGAAAAAGCTAAGCATATATACCACCGGCTTCAAGATGAATTGGTATGGAATGGGAAAAATCATATTTTCACTGACATAGACGTAAAAAAAGCTTATGAAACAAAATCGGGAAGTACGGCAGAGCTAAATTTGATTTTATTAAATTTTTTGAATGCTGCCGGTTTTGATGCCCAATGTATGCTGGTATCAACCCGTGAAAATGGTAAACCCACAAAATTATTTCCCATAATTTCTGAATTCAACTATCTGATAGTTAAGTTAGATTTAAATAATGATACCTATTTACTTGATATTACCGATAAACAAATGCCTTTTGGAATGGTGCCCTTCAAAATTTTAAATGAATATGGAAGGGTAATGGATTTTAGAAATAGCAGCTATTGGCATGAATTTACTCCCAAAAATCCATCAACCTACAAAAGTATGGTGCAAATTGATATTGAAGAAAACGGAAATGTAACAGCGAAGGTTAGAGAAATACACTCCGGGTATTTTGGGATAAATAAAAGAAAAGCTATTAGTGAAAATTCAATAGATGATTATGTAGATAATCTTGAAAGTAAATTTAATATAGACGGTGGAGTATATATTGAGGAATATAATATTACCGATAAAGACCACACTGAAAAACCCCTGCAGGAAGATTATATACTTCACTATAATGAACCTGTTACTTTAGACTTTTTTTTCCTGAATCCTATTTTGACTAATAAATTCACTAAAAATCCTTTTACACTAAAGGAAAGAACCTATCCTGTAGATTTTGGTTATCCTTTCTCTTATACGTATAATATTAGTATCAATTTACCTGAGAACTATATTTTCGAAAATATTCCGGAACAAAAAGCTATTCAATTACCTGATAACAATGGAATAATTGTTTACCAATCGTTAAAGTCATCAGAAAAAAAATTAATGATAAACCTTAAGTTGAACCTTAATAAAAATGTTTTCCACCCGGAAGAATATGAAGGATTAAAGAATTTCTTTAAAGAACTTGTACTTTTGCAAAACAAACAATTTATTTCTTTAAAAAAATTAGAATAATACCTTTTAAACTTGTCAAAAACTAAAAAAAATACCGGCTGGCGCCAAAAACTTCATGAAATAATTTATGAAGCCGATACCCATGCAGGTAAAATGTTTGATGTTATTCTTCTCTGTGTTATTATTCTCAGTATAATTTTTGTGATGCTGGAAAGCGTTAAATCTATTGGTGAGAAGTATCATGATTTGCTAGACAAGGCTGAATGGATTATAACCATTTTATTTACCATAGAATATATAGGCCGTATAATTACAGTAAAAAAACCTTTAAGTTATATTTTTAGCTTTTACGGAATTATCGATTTCCTTTCTACCATTCCAAAATATATTTCCTTATTCTTTATTGGTACTCATGCTCTGGTCGCCTTACGGGCCCTACGGCTTTTGAGGGTGTTCAGAATTTTAAAATTAGCAAGGTTTGTAGGAGAATCTAATCAACTGCTTAAAGCATTAAGGGCCAGTACCGCTAAAATTTTAGTCTTTCTGTTTACCGTAATAGTAATTTGTATTATTCTGGGTACGGTTATGTACCTTATTGAAGGAGGTAGTGACAGTGGTTTTACAAGCATACCCAGAAGTATTTACTGGTGCATAGTAACCTTAACTACCGTAGGATATGGCGATATAGCTCCCGCCACCGATTTAGGCCAGTTTATTGCGGCCTTTATTATGATTCTTGGTTATGGTATCATTGCTGTTCCTACCGGAATAGTATCAGCCGAATATTCAAGGCAGGATCGTAAAATCCACATAAACACACAAGCTTGTCCAAATTGTGGGGCAGAAGGACATAAAGATAATGCAGAATATTGTTTTAAATGCGGACATCATCTTCATGAGCACTAAATATCTTATTACAGTTGTGGGCCCAACGGCAATTGGTAAAACATCCTTAGCTATTAAATTAGCTCAATATTATAATACCGAAATAATTTCATCCGATTCCCGACAGTTTTTTAAAGAAATGAAAATTGGCACTGCAGTACCTAATCCCACTGAATTGGCTACCGTACCACATTATTTTATTCAGCATAAAAGTATTTTCGATTATTATTCTGTTGGAGAGTTTGAAAGAGAAGCTATAAAAAAACTGGAAAATCTTTTTAAACAATACAATGTTGTTGTCATGGCCGGAGGTAGTGGCTTGTATGTAGATGCAGTAATTAAAGGATTGGATGACTTCCCTGATATTGACAATTCGATAAGAGAAAATCTGAATGAACAATTAAAAAATAACGGCTTATCCCCTCTTCAATCCCAACTAAAAAAATTAGATCCTGTACACTATACTAAAATAGATATAAACAATCCTCAGCGGGTAATAAGAGCCCTGGAAATATGTATAGGTACCGGCGAGCCTTATTCAGGCTTCTTAACCGATAAAAGCGCACAAAGGAATTTTAATTCCGTTAAAATAGGACTTACTGCCGAAAGAGAAATTATTTACGACAGGATTAATAAAAGAGTCGATTTAATGATTGATGAAGGTTTGATTGATGAAGCAAAATCTCTATACAGCTATAAGCATCTAAATGCATTACAAACCGTTGGTTACAAAGAACTGTTCAATTACTTTGACGGGACATGGACATTGGATTTTGCAATTTCTGAAATTAAAAAAAATACCAGAAGATTTGCAAAAAGACAACTAACCTGGTTCAATAAAGATAAAACCATTATGTGGTTTGACTACTCTGCTTCGCTTCAGGAAATTTTAGATGAGCTTATATCATTATAATTTTTTCTGTCACATAAAGTATACTACACTACCCTGTCTTGGAATATGATAGTTTTAACAACCTTTAAATCCTCTTTTAGGGTATTTATAAATAACTTTGGTAAAAACACACTATGAGAACGATAAAAAAAATTCATACGGCTCAATACCGGCCTATTGATAATTTGATAACATATTCCCCCCTCCCTACTCAAACATTAAAGCAAATAGATCCTTTCATCTTTTTAAATCATCACGGCCCACAAGTGTATAAACCCAATAACAGTGGCCTGCCCTTCGGCCCTCATCCTCATAGAGGAATGGAAACCGTAACTTGTATTATTGATGGCGATATTGCACATAAAGATTCTGGCGGGGGGAACAGCGTTATTGAAAAAGGTGGTGTACAGTGGATGACTGCAGGTAAAGGATTAATACATGCCGAAGTTTCATCAGAAAAATTTAAAAAAGAAGGAGGAAATATTGAAATTTTGCAGTTGTGGATCAATCTGCCTTCTCACCTTAAAATGGTATCACCCCAATATACAGGTAAACAAGCAGGAGACATACCAAATATACCAGTACAAGAAGGAGTTAACCTACAACTGATTGCCGGTAAATGGAATAACCATCAAGGAGCCTTCCAACCTTTACAGGATATCTTTCTCAGTACGGTGAAATTTAATAAAAACACTTCTTTTTCTGTCAAGGTAAGTAAAAAAAGGAATATTTTTCTATACATAATAAACGGATCATTGACTATCAATAATACTGAAGCTCAAAAACATCATTTAATTGAATTTAATAATGATGATGATGAAGTTCTTATCAATACCGGTGAAGAAAGCTTACTCATATTCGGCCACGCGGAGCCTATAAATGAACCCATGGTGGCCAGAGGTCCTTTTGTAATGAATACAATGCAAGAAATACAACAGGCGTATGCCGACTTTCAACAGGGAAAAATGGGATTATGGAATTAAAAATTAAGATGACATATTATTAGGTAGTCACGTAATTTATTAAATATATTTTTCTTACAATTATTAATTAAAAGTATTGTAAAAAAGTATTTTGTTATATTTATAGAATCATTCCTAACCAATGAACACAAACCGACCACTTATAATTTATGTTATGGGAGTTTCCGGTGTTGGAAAAACCACTATTGCTTCCCTCCTGTCCAAACAGCTCTCAATTCCTTATTTTGACGGAGATGACTATCATTCCGATCACAATATCAAAAAAATGGCGGCCGGACATCCCTTAAATGACGAAGACAGGTATCATTGGCTTAAAAATTTAAATAATCTTGCTAAAGAATATGTTACCAAAAACGGTTGTATCATAGCCTGCTCCGCCTTAAAAGAAAAATACAGGGATATTTTATCCGATAAAATTGAGAAAAATGTAAAGTGGTTATTTTTAAATGGTGATTTTGAATTAATCAGGAAAAGGCTGCAAGCCAGAAAAGGACATTATATGCCCGTTGATTTGTTAAAATCGCAATTTAGTACCTTAGAGCCTCCCGTAAATGCCCTGGAAGTAAACATAAAAAATACTCCGGAGGAAATTTTAAAAATTGTCAACAGGGAAATCTTTCATAAATCGGAGTTTGGTGTCGCCGGCCTTGGAGTTATGGGAAAAAGCCTTAGCAGAAACCTTGCTTCCAAAGGTTTTGATATTTCAATATATAACCGGTATTTAAAAGGGGTGGAAGAAAATGTTGCCGTAAATTTTAAAAATAAATATCCCGAACTCCAATCGGCAAAACCTTATCAAACTATTCATGACTTTGTAGAATCTCTGCAACAACCCCGGAAAATATTGTTAATGGTTAATGCAGGTAAGGCGGTAGATATTGTCATCAACGAATTAATTCCCTACCTCTCGGAAAACGATACAATAATAGACGGTGGAAATTCTCATTATCACGATACTTCGAGAAGAATAGAAGCCCTCGAAAAAAAGAAGATAAATTATATAGGAGCCGGAATATCGGGAGGTGAAGAAGGTGCATTGTATGGTCCTTCTATTATGCCTGGGGGTGACGCACAAGCATATAAAATTATTTCACCGTTCTTGGAAAGTATGGCGGCAAAAGATAAAAACGGAAAACCATGCTGTACATACATCGGAAAAAACGGCAGTGGCCATTTTACTAAGATGATACACAACGGTATTGAATACGCCGAAATGCAATTGCTTGCAGAAGCTTATCATTTATTAAAATCTTCCGGAAAAAATCCTGATGAAATTGCCGGAGTTTTTAAATCCTGGAAAAATGATGTCCCGGGGTATTTGCTTGAAATAACCATAGACATTCTTTATAAAAAAGAAAATGATTTTTGGTTAATTGATAAAATCCTGGACAAAGCAGGAAACAAAGGCACCGGTAACTGGGCTACCATAGCTTCGGCACAACTGGGAGTACCCGGCACTATGATTGCCTCTGCCCTATTTGCACGGTATGTATCCTCATTTAAGGAAACCAGGTTAAAAATGAGTGAACTCTATTCCTATAAATATTCCCATCTGGATATAGATACCGGAGAATTACTTAAGGCTTATAAACTTGCAAGAATTATCAACCATGCCCAGGGATTTATTCTTTTGTCCGAAGCCTCTGAAAATTATGAATGGAACCTTAATTTAAGTGAAATAGCGAGAATATGGACGAATGGATGTATTATTCGTTCGGGCCTGATGGAAGAATTGATCTCCATTTTAAAAACCCATGAAAACCTAATGATTCATGAAAAGATGATTGCTGAAATAAAAAAACTAAAAAAATCATTATCATTAGTAGTGTCAGAAAGTGTGATTGCAGGAATACCCGTACCCTGTTTAAGCGAAGCCGTTAATTTTTTAAATGCATATACCCAACCTAACTCATCGGCCAACCTTATACAGGCCCAACGCGATTATTTTGGAGCCCACACCTACCAACGAACGGATAAACCGGAAGGAGAATTTTATCATACTATTTGGAAAAATTTAAGCCAATGATAGAATATAAACTTTTACAAGCTGTAGTTATAGGAGTACTGATTTTACTTTTCCTGATTATAAAATTAAAACTCCACGCATTTGCCTCACTTTTAATTTCCAGTATTGCTGTGGGAGTTATAGCCGGTATGGAGCCCCTTGCAATAATGGATACCATAAAAGAAGGAATGGCCAATACCCTGGGGTTTGTAGCTACTGTTGTAGGTTTGGGAGCAATGTTCGGAGCCATACTGGAGCAGTCTGGCGGGGCAAACATCATAGCTTCCTTCCTTTTAAAAAAGTTTGGTATTTCCAGGGCACCGGCCGCTATGGCCATTGCCGGTTTTATTGTTGCCATTCCCGTATTTTTTGAAGTGGCATTAATACTGCTGGCACCTATCATATTTACTTTACAAAGACAAACAAAAAAATCATTATTACTGTTTGCTTTACCCTTGCTTGCGGGATTGGCGGTAACCCATGCCTTTATACCTCCTACTCCAGGCCCCATCGCAGTAGCCGATATAATTGGTGCCGATTTAGGATGGGTGATTTTAATAGGCGCCATAGTAGGCTTTCCCACGGCAATTTTAGGGGGACTGGTATATGGTAAATTCATAGGCAATAAAATTTTTATAGAGGCTCCCTACACTACTCCTGAAGAACAAAAAATTGGAATAACAAATAAACCACCCAATGTAAATATGGTTTTAACAATTATTGCCATACCAATAGTTTTAATTTTGCTAAGTACATTTACTAACAGTGGTTTAATTAATATTTCCAACAGCGTTATTAAAAAAACCATTAACCTTTTAGGCCACCCTTTTTCGGCTCTTATTCTGGCTAATGTTATAGCATGGTACTTATTAGGAATTAAACTGGGTTTTTCAAAAGATCAGTTATTAAACATTACTGCCAAATCTATGGGTCCCGCCGGAATGATAATATTAATAACCGGTGCCGGAGGAGTTTTCAAACAAATACTGGTAAATACCGGTGCCGGAGAAATGATAGCAAAGTCCCTGGCTGATGTCGGATTTCCGGTATTGCTGTTTTCATTTTTTGTTGCAGTATTAATAAGAGTTATTCAGGGGTCTGCAACAGTGGCCATGATAACGGCAGCCGGATTGGTATCCCCTCTTATAAATAATATAAATGATAGTTTTGAATTGGCCTGTATTGTTATTTCAATTGCAGCAGGCGCCACCTTTATGTCGCATGTAAATGACAGCGGATTCTGGTTAGTAAACCAGTTACTGGGCATTAACGAAAAGCAAACCTTTAAGAGCTGGACAATAATGACCGGAATTTTATCGTTATCAGGATTCCTGTTGGCTTGGTTAATCAATTCACTTTTTTAAATAACCCCTAAAGAAAACCAAAATACCTAAGCATATGAAAAAGATAATTTTACTCTGTTTAGCTTTTTTGATTTTTAGTTTTAAAGAAAG includes:
- a CDS encoding 3-hydroxyacyl-CoA dehydrogenase family protein; its protein translation is MKNIAVIGAGTMGNGIAHTFAQYGYKVQLIDVSATQLEKGMVTISGNLDRMINKSIIAEADKQNTLNNITTYTNLKDGVEYAGLVIEAATENTDLKLKIFKQLDEFCADDTILATNTSSISITQIASTVSRPDKVIGMHFMNPVPVMKLVEVIKGYNSSEEVVNTIMLLSKELDKVPVLVNDYPGFVANRILMPMINESIETLYNNVAGVEQIDTVMKLGMAHPMGPLQLADFIGLDVCLSILKVMYDGFKNPKYAPCPLLINMVMAGKLGVKSGEGFYDYSASKKAEKVAKQFVK
- a CDS encoding DUF1015 domain-containing protein; this translates as MPEVIPFCAVIPNKKIIDKVVTKSYESYTKEELDKILQEKPESFLHILKSGYKKGRATYGKKRYSRVREKYLQFKENDIFQTDSKPSFYIYKIVKKNSTFWGILAATATSDYEKGTIKKHENTIQLREELFKKYLKSVQFNAEPVLLTYPNNDIIEEVVKKKMQQAPDYTFNTNQVHRHFLWKISDESSINAIQQEFANIQSFYIADGHHRCSSSYLLSQDLKMENTNHTGKENYNYFLSFLIQENNLKIYEFNRLIKDLNGLSKEVFLNRIQNFFYIENKGSEVIKPAQKHQFGMYLDNDYYLLTLKTDNYSYEDKLDELDTQILYKTILYPVLGIKNMRNNDRVQYVYGKDSYSKIKNLVDTGSFAVGFVLMPVSITEIKDIADNGLQMPPKSTYIEPKLLSALTIYEI
- a CDS encoding YggS family pyridoxal phosphate-dependent enzyme, whose product is MSIEANLHKIKSAIPKDVTLVAVSKTKPVNDLMQAYNAGQRIFGENKIQEMTEKWEQMPKDIEWHMIGHVQRNKVKYMAAYVTLIHGVDSLKLLKEINRQAAKNNRTINCLLQIHIAEEETKFGMDENELISLLNSDEYHQLQNIKISGLMGMATFTNDMEQIKKEFSFLKSLFDKLKTRHPDFSILSMGMSSDFPLAIECGSTMVRIGSSIFGKRNYA
- a CDS encoding exonuclease domain-containing protein produces the protein MYAILDIETTGGKYNEEGITEIAIYKYDGHKVVDRFISLVNPEREIQPFVVNLTGINNNMLRTAPKFYEVAKRIVEITEGCIIVAHNSQFDYRILRTEFRRLGYDYKRKTLCTVELSKRLIPGKESYSLGKLVRSLGIPVSDRHRANGDAQATVKLFKLLLTKDTSKTIVQGIIKKENLSQLTPKFLDIIEQLPASTGVYYIHKNNGEIIYIGKSKNIKRRVNQHLTGTAGKAKKIQKEISAVTYEETGSELIAMLKESEEIKMNKPVYNRSQKKTIFNYSLYEYPDENGYLNLKIDKADARKKAITSFSSIEEAKNFLYKITDDFNLCQKLNGLHDYKLQCFGYSINQCFGACILKEPADEYNKRVEDFLKQHSYKNQHMVIVDKGREIDERSAILIENGIYKGFGFYNLNYQINNFEILKSVITPMQNNRDVQYIIQSYLRKKKVVKIINL
- a CDS encoding ion transporter, coding for MSKTKKNTGWRQKLHEIIYEADTHAGKMFDVILLCVIILSIIFVMLESVKSIGEKYHDLLDKAEWIITILFTIEYIGRIITVKKPLSYIFSFYGIIDFLSTIPKYISLFFIGTHALVALRALRLLRVFRILKLARFVGESNQLLKALRASTAKILVFLFTVIVICIILGTVMYLIEGGSDSGFTSIPRSIYWCIVTLTTVGYGDIAPATDLGQFIAAFIMILGYGIIAVPTGIVSAEYSRQDRKIHINTQACPNCGAEGHKDNAEYCFKCGHHLHEH
- the miaA gene encoding tRNA (adenosine(37)-N6)-dimethylallyltransferase MiaA; amino-acid sequence: MQNIVLNADIIFMSTKYLITVVGPTAIGKTSLAIKLAQYYNTEIISSDSRQFFKEMKIGTAVPNPTELATVPHYFIQHKSIFDYYSVGEFEREAIKKLENLFKQYNVVVMAGGSGLYVDAVIKGLDDFPDIDNSIRENLNEQLKNNGLSPLQSQLKKLDPVHYTKIDINNPQRVIRALEICIGTGEPYSGFLTDKSAQRNFNSVKIGLTAEREIIYDRINKRVDLMIDEGLIDEAKSLYSYKHLNALQTVGYKELFNYFDGTWTLDFAISEIKKNTRRFAKRQLTWFNKDKTIMWFDYSASLQEILDELISL
- a CDS encoding pirin family protein; the protein is MRTIKKIHTAQYRPIDNLITYSPLPTQTLKQIDPFIFLNHHGPQVYKPNNSGLPFGPHPHRGMETVTCIIDGDIAHKDSGGGNSVIEKGGVQWMTAGKGLIHAEVSSEKFKKEGGNIEILQLWINLPSHLKMVSPQYTGKQAGDIPNIPVQEGVNLQLIAGKWNNHQGAFQPLQDIFLSTVKFNKNTSFSVKVSKKRNIFLYIINGSLTINNTEAQKHHLIEFNNDDDEVLINTGEESLLIFGHAEPINEPMVARGPFVMNTMQEIQQAYADFQQGKMGLWN
- the gndA gene encoding NADP-dependent phosphogluconate dehydrogenase, with product MNTNRPLIIYVMGVSGVGKTTIASLLSKQLSIPYFDGDDYHSDHNIKKMAAGHPLNDEDRYHWLKNLNNLAKEYVTKNGCIIACSALKEKYRDILSDKIEKNVKWLFLNGDFELIRKRLQARKGHYMPVDLLKSQFSTLEPPVNALEVNIKNTPEEILKIVNREIFHKSEFGVAGLGVMGKSLSRNLASKGFDISIYNRYLKGVEENVAVNFKNKYPELQSAKPYQTIHDFVESLQQPRKILLMVNAGKAVDIVINELIPYLSENDTIIDGGNSHYHDTSRRIEALEKKKINYIGAGISGGEEGALYGPSIMPGGDAQAYKIISPFLESMAAKDKNGKPCCTYIGKNGSGHFTKMIHNGIEYAEMQLLAEAYHLLKSSGKNPDEIAGVFKSWKNDVPGYLLEITIDILYKKENDFWLIDKILDKAGNKGTGNWATIASAQLGVPGTMIASALFARYVSSFKETRLKMSELYSYKYSHLDIDTGELLKAYKLARIINHAQGFILLSEASENYEWNLNLSEIARIWTNGCIIRSGLMEELISILKTHENLMIHEKMIAEIKKLKKSLSLVVSESVIAGIPVPCLSEAVNFLNAYTQPNSSANLIQAQRDYFGAHTYQRTDKPEGEFYHTIWKNLSQ